A window from Methylococcus mesophilus encodes these proteins:
- a CDS encoding hybrid sensor histidine kinase/response regulator: MSDFALLDLFREEVDTHTGVLTAGLIALEAEPAGPAQIESLMRAAHSLKGAARVLGLDAAVGIAHAMEDGLVAAKEGRLALTPARVDVLLKGVDWIVALAQVDEPDLPAWLVAQADAADDLERRLRDIEKAESDMAGGSAGSGAAATAAKAPAAVAAAAPPPSETEAVAPPAAPAPEPPAAGASDRSVKISAEVLNRIISLASESLVEAHRMEDTLAGLETTRRGLGRLAAVLQKKEDQGGSALRLLEEIRNGLARTLEELDAHARRAALTAESQFREVVAGRMRPFEEGTRSFPRQVRDLARELGKQVHFEISGGATLVDRDILAKLEAPLGHLLRNALDHGLEQPEQRRASGKPESGSLRLEARHRAGLLLISVSDDGRGVDRERLRRKIVERNLTTAALATHMTDAELFDFLFLPGLSTRDMTSRVSGRGVGLDVVQSMVHAEGGSVSVESEAGRGTVFRLQLPVTRSVVRTLLVRLGGEPYAFPLARIGYLAALGLSELKTVEGRSYFVADGANIALVAARGLLDMGAPDTTADRIHAVVLMNQGESYAIEVDDFLGESELVVRPMDTRFGKVPHVSAVSVGEDGMPVLILDVDDLFRSIASMLSGGLAVGRRNRAAPERQRVRRILVVDDSITVRELERRLLENHGYEVDVAVDGMEGWNALGLGRYDLVVSDVDMPRMNGIELVRRIRADARFERLPVMIVSYKDREEDRMAGLEAGADYYLAKSGFRDDTLIQAVRELIGEAAV; encoded by the coding sequence ATGAGCGATTTCGCCCTGCTGGACTTGTTCCGGGAGGAAGTCGACACCCATACGGGCGTCCTGACCGCGGGCCTGATCGCGCTGGAAGCGGAACCCGCCGGACCCGCGCAGATCGAGTCGCTCATGCGTGCGGCCCATTCGCTCAAGGGGGCGGCGCGGGTCTTGGGGTTGGACGCGGCGGTCGGCATCGCTCACGCCATGGAGGACGGCTTGGTGGCGGCCAAGGAAGGCAGGCTGGCGCTGACTCCGGCGCGGGTCGACGTGCTGCTCAAGGGCGTCGACTGGATCGTCGCCCTGGCGCAGGTGGACGAGCCGGACCTGCCGGCCTGGCTGGTGGCGCAGGCGGACGCGGCGGACGATCTGGAGCGCCGTTTGCGGGATATCGAGAAGGCGGAATCGGATATGGCCGGCGGCTCCGCCGGGTCAGGAGCCGCCGCGACCGCCGCCAAGGCCCCGGCGGCGGTCGCCGCAGCCGCGCCGCCTCCTTCCGAAACCGAAGCCGTGGCGCCGCCCGCCGCGCCGGCACCGGAGCCCCCGGCCGCCGGGGCGTCTGACCGCTCCGTCAAAATCAGCGCCGAGGTGCTCAACCGGATCATCAGCTTGGCCTCCGAGTCGCTGGTGGAGGCGCACCGCATGGAGGACACCCTCGCCGGGCTGGAGACCACTCGCCGTGGCCTCGGCCGGCTGGCGGCCGTGCTGCAGAAAAAAGAAGATCAGGGCGGGAGCGCACTCCGGCTGCTGGAAGAAATACGCAACGGGCTGGCGAGGACGCTCGAAGAGTTGGATGCTCACGCGCGCCGTGCGGCGTTGACTGCCGAATCCCAGTTCAGGGAAGTGGTGGCCGGCCGGATGCGTCCTTTCGAGGAGGGAACGCGCTCGTTTCCGCGCCAGGTCCGCGATCTGGCGCGGGAGCTGGGCAAGCAGGTCCATTTCGAGATCAGCGGCGGCGCCACCCTGGTTGACCGTGACATCCTTGCCAAGCTGGAGGCGCCGCTCGGCCATCTGCTCCGGAACGCGCTGGATCATGGCCTGGAGCAGCCGGAGCAGCGGCGGGCGTCGGGGAAGCCGGAAAGCGGCAGCCTGCGGTTGGAGGCGCGTCATCGCGCCGGACTGCTGCTGATCTCGGTGAGCGACGACGGTCGCGGCGTGGACCGCGAGCGGCTCCGGCGGAAGATCGTCGAACGCAACCTGACCACCGCGGCGCTGGCGACGCACATGACCGACGCGGAGCTGTTCGACTTTCTGTTTCTGCCGGGATTGTCGACGCGTGACATGACCAGCCGGGTTTCGGGCCGCGGCGTGGGCCTGGACGTCGTGCAATCCATGGTCCATGCCGAAGGCGGCTCGGTATCGGTCGAGTCGGAGGCTGGCCGCGGCACGGTATTCCGGCTCCAGCTTCCGGTCACGCGCTCGGTGGTCCGCACCCTGCTGGTCCGCCTCGGCGGCGAGCCCTATGCCTTTCCCCTGGCGCGCATCGGCTACCTGGCGGCGCTGGGGCTTTCCGAACTCAAGACCGTCGAAGGCCGAAGCTATTTCGTAGCAGACGGCGCGAACATTGCCCTGGTCGCCGCCCGAGGGCTGCTGGACATGGGGGCTCCGGATACGACGGCGGACCGTATCCATGCGGTAGTTCTGATGAACCAGGGGGAATCCTACGCCATCGAGGTCGACGACTTCCTCGGCGAATCCGAGCTGGTGGTCAGGCCCATGGATACGCGATTCGGCAAGGTCCCGCACGTCAGCGCCGTTTCGGTCGGAGAGGACGGGATGCCGGTGCTGATTCTCGACGTGGACGACCTGTTCCGGTCCATCGCCTCGATGCTGTCGGGCGGGCTGGCGGTCGGACGGCGGAACCGGGCGGCGCCCGAGCGCCAGCGTGTCCGCAGGATCCTGGTGGTGGACGATTCCATCACCGTGCGCGAACTGGAACGGCGGCTGCTCGAAAACCACGGCTACGAGGTGGACGTGGCGGTCGACGGCATGGAGGGCTGGAATGCGCTGGGGCTGGGCCGCTACGATCTGGTGGTGAGCGACGTCGACATGCCGCGCATGAACGGCATCGAGCTGGTGCGGCGTATACGGGCCGATGCCCGTTTCGAGCGGCTGCCCGTCATGATCGTTTCGTACAAGGACAGGGAGGAGGATCGGATGGCTGGACTGGAGGCGGGCGCGGACTACTACCTCGCCAAGAGCGGATTCCGCGACGATACGCTGATCCAGGCGGTGCGGGAGCTGATCGGCGAGGCCGCCGTTTGA
- a CDS encoding chemotaxis protein CheW, with translation MKEAGIPEGSCWNQTGIYGSRECSRLAEVIHCRSCGVYQTAGRALFDRLPAEDSIDRWTEQLSAVPDADAAERTSLVVFRLGAEWFALPAERVREGVAPGPWRSVPHRSGKEFLGIMSVRGDLMPYFSLAAVLGIETEADSTSELVLVCGGEGRRLVFPVGAILGARRLILGEESRPPATVGRAADAYTRWLVRHHVGSIAVLDAERLFGALEALLR, from the coding sequence ATGAAGGAAGCGGGAATCCCGGAGGGAAGCTGCTGGAACCAAACAGGCATCTACGGGAGCCGCGAGTGCTCCCGGCTCGCCGAGGTGATCCATTGCCGCAGCTGCGGCGTTTATCAGACCGCGGGCCGTGCGTTGTTCGACCGGCTGCCTGCCGAGGACAGCATCGACCGCTGGACCGAACAACTCTCGGCCGTTCCGGACGCGGACGCGGCGGAGCGGACGTCGCTGGTAGTCTTCCGGCTGGGGGCGGAGTGGTTCGCCCTGCCGGCGGAGCGGGTGCGGGAAGGCGTCGCGCCGGGCCCCTGGCGGAGCGTTCCGCACCGCAGCGGTAAGGAGTTCCTGGGAATCATGAGCGTGCGCGGCGACCTGATGCCATATTTTTCCCTCGCTGCCGTCCTGGGCATCGAAACCGAAGCCGATTCCACGAGTGAACTGGTTCTGGTCTGCGGCGGGGAGGGACGCCGGCTGGTGTTTCCGGTCGGAGCCATCCTGGGCGCGAGACGTCTGATCCTGGGTGAGGAAAGCAGGCCGCCGGCGACGGTCGGCCGGGCCGCGGACGCATATACCCGCTGGCTGGTGAGGCATCATGTGGGCAGCATAGCGGTGCTGGACGCCGAACGCCTGTTCGGGGCGCTGGAGGCCCTGTTGCGATGA
- a CDS encoding CheR family methyltransferase — translation MRLNGDIDWLWDWLATAGLEPHALGEAAVECALKRRLAAAGCCAAAYPARLAADTEEQARLLEAVLVPETWFFREPPAFELLTEFSVRHRLERRTGPFRALSLGCSTGEEPWSIVIALREAGLEQGDFQVEALDISARAIEGASAGIYGGRSFRSPGDGTWRGRYFDEIGQGRYRVKDGLRGGVEFRVAHLGDPGWGDGGRRYHAVFCRNVLIYLKADLRERVIARCHEALDPGGLLVLGHADGIGGIDRGFRRHGAAGAFSWIRQDAAEAEPPPARPSRPVAAKAVRRDAPGGARPSRPDSLSGAKEAARAVPFDDGAAISTARALADSGDYAGAERLCLGYLASHPHDPEVHALLGIVMSAANRDDEALRYFRQALYLAPSHGESLLHMAALHERRGDGERARQLRNRSAAGEGGQ, via the coding sequence GTGCGGCTGAATGGCGACATCGACTGGCTGTGGGACTGGCTGGCGACCGCCGGGCTCGAGCCGCACGCCCTGGGCGAGGCTGCCGTCGAATGCGCCTTGAAGCGGCGGCTCGCCGCCGCCGGCTGCTGCGCCGCGGCCTATCCGGCGAGGTTGGCGGCGGATACCGAGGAGCAGGCGCGTCTGCTGGAGGCAGTCTTGGTGCCCGAAACCTGGTTTTTCCGGGAGCCGCCGGCTTTCGAACTGCTGACCGAATTTTCCGTCCGGCATCGGCTGGAGCGGCGGACTGGGCCGTTTCGGGCGCTAAGCCTGGGCTGTTCGACGGGGGAGGAGCCCTGGTCCATCGTCATCGCGCTGCGGGAGGCTGGGTTGGAACAGGGGGACTTCCAGGTCGAAGCCCTGGATATCAGTGCGAGAGCCATCGAGGGGGCCAGTGCGGGAATCTACGGCGGACGCTCGTTCCGGAGTCCTGGGGACGGTACCTGGCGGGGCCGCTACTTCGATGAGATCGGTCAGGGCCGCTACCGTGTGAAGGATGGGCTTCGGGGCGGTGTCGAGTTCCGGGTCGCTCATCTGGGCGACCCGGGCTGGGGTGACGGCGGCCGTCGCTACCATGCCGTGTTTTGCCGCAACGTCCTCATCTATCTGAAGGCCGATCTCAGGGAGCGGGTCATTGCACGCTGCCATGAGGCGCTCGATCCGGGCGGGCTGCTGGTTCTGGGGCACGCCGACGGCATCGGCGGGATCGACCGGGGGTTCCGGCGGCACGGCGCGGCCGGAGCATTCTCCTGGATACGGCAGGACGCGGCCGAAGCGGAGCCCCCTCCCGCTCGTCCATCCCGGCCGGTGGCCGCCAAGGCGGTCAGGCGCGATGCGCCGGGGGGCGCGAGGCCTTCGAGGCCGGATTCGCTCTCTGGTGCCAAGGAAGCCGCGCGTGCCGTGCCGTTCGACGACGGCGCAGCGATCAGCACCGCGCGCGCCCTGGCGGACAGTGGGGACTACGCGGGTGCGGAACGCCTCTGTCTCGGCTATCTGGCTTCGCACCCGCATGATCCGGAGGTCCACGCCTTGCTTGGGATCGTCATGTCTGCGGCCAACCGGGACGACGAAGCGCTGAGATATTTCCGCCAGGCGCTTTATCTGGCCCCTTCACACGGCGAAAGCCTGCTGCACATGGCCGCCCTGCACGAGCGGCGCGGAGATGGCGAGCGCGCCCGCCAGCTTCGCAACCGCTCCGCCGCCGGCGAGGGTGGGCAATGA
- a CDS encoding chemotaxis protein CheW encodes MLLVPFQIGGEHYALPAADVFTVTQVPRLRPLPQAPAWVAGVFRYRGAVLPAVDLSLLIAGQPSRSLLSTRLLLVGNAKDLGAVPGLGLLAERVTGTETVDRDALRETGVSIPGAEWLGAVAGLDRVLLQIIRWQPLATEELTRLCAEVDRCG; translated from the coding sequence ATGTTGCTCGTACCCTTCCAGATCGGCGGTGAGCATTATGCACTGCCCGCTGCAGATGTCTTTACGGTGACCCAGGTTCCCAGACTGCGTCCGCTGCCGCAGGCGCCGGCCTGGGTGGCAGGCGTGTTCCGTTATCGTGGCGCGGTGTTGCCGGCTGTCGATCTGAGCCTGCTGATCGCGGGTCAGCCCTCCCGCAGCCTCCTCAGTACGCGTCTGCTTCTGGTCGGAAATGCCAAAGACCTGGGCGCCGTGCCTGGCCTGGGACTGCTGGCCGAGCGGGTGACCGGTACCGAGACAGTCGATCGGGACGCGCTTCGCGAGACCGGCGTCAGCATTCCGGGCGCCGAGTGGCTGGGCGCGGTGGCCGGCCTGGACCGGGTTCTGCTGCAGATCATCCGCTGGCAACCTCTGGCAACGGAGGAACTGACCCGTTTGTGCGCCGAGGTGGACCGGTGCGGCTGA
- the yfbR gene encoding 5'-deoxynucleotidase: MNESPFFAHLGRLRWIKRWGLMRNAYEENVMEHSWEVAVIAHALAVIRGEIFQRPIDAERVATAALYHDVSEAITGDLPTPIKYHSPAIRDAYKDLEQKASQELLALLPEALKPAFARMLLREAIPEEFCVLIKAADRIAAYLKCCAERRAGNTEFVNAEQEIREKIRQLELPEVDYFMAVFVPGYELTLDRLVL; this comes from the coding sequence ATGAACGAGAGCCCGTTTTTCGCCCACTTAGGCCGCCTGCGCTGGATCAAGCGCTGGGGCCTCATGCGCAACGCCTACGAAGAAAACGTCATGGAGCACAGCTGGGAAGTGGCCGTCATCGCCCACGCCCTGGCGGTGATCCGCGGCGAAATCTTCCAGCGGCCCATCGACGCCGAGCGGGTCGCGACCGCCGCGCTTTACCACGACGTGAGCGAAGCCATCACCGGGGACCTGCCCACGCCGATCAAATACCACTCCCCCGCCATCCGCGACGCCTACAAGGATCTGGAGCAAAAGGCCTCGCAGGAACTGCTCGCCCTGCTGCCGGAAGCGCTGAAACCGGCATTCGCCCGGATGCTGCTGCGGGAAGCCATCCCGGAAGAGTTCTGCGTCCTCATCAAAGCCGCCGACCGCATCGCCGCCTACCTGAAATGCTGCGCCGAACGGCGGGCCGGCAATACGGAATTCGTCAACGCGGAACAAGAAATCCGGGAAAAAATCCGGCAGCTGGAGTTGCCGGAAGTCGACTATTTCATGGCCGTATTCGTGCCCGGCTATGAACTGACGCTGGACCGCCTGGTGCTCTGA
- a CDS encoding SRPBCC family protein translates to MLTKQPIAKKLNVSADVVWKAVRNIGRLDVWFPIIETCRLEGKGAGALRYMTVAGGGEIKDTIEEIDDVTMRLTYLRPLSPFPVTYYKGTVEVFKSYDGLAIVVWTIDFESEPEDAASVAELVRSAISDGIDGMERDLRGA, encoded by the coding sequence GTGCTTACCAAGCAACCCATTGCAAAAAAACTGAACGTATCCGCGGATGTGGTCTGGAAAGCGGTCCGAAACATAGGGCGGCTCGATGTCTGGTTTCCGATCATCGAGACGTGCAGGTTGGAGGGCAAGGGAGCCGGTGCATTGCGGTACATGACCGTGGCGGGCGGCGGTGAGATCAAGGACACCATCGAAGAGATCGACGATGTCACCATGAGGCTGACCTATCTCCGGCCCTTGTCTCCGTTTCCTGTCACCTACTACAAAGGCACGGTGGAAGTATTCAAGTCTTACGATGGCTTAGCGATCGTGGTTTGGACCATCGATTTCGAGTCGGAGCCGGAGGATGCCGCATCGGTGGCGGAACTGGTGCGCAGCGCCATAAGCGACGGTATCGATGGCATGGAAAGGGATCTGCGCGGCGCGTAA
- a CDS encoding helix-turn-helix transcriptional regulator yields MSLRIFRPSRLLAPFVSAFWDYEDLLGGDNLALSILPDTATYLCFLYGDLLTTKHKGQTYTTRSGLAGFQSFRSDLGASGKVSGVSARLTPWGLNVFCRGVARDCAERRVDCRDIFPKYSIEEIEDQLALKTAASERVQCVEQFLLSRLNVGNDDVLVQTACKALDESGGSCPISMVARTLGLSERTLERRFQAHIGATPKKYARIVRLRSAILQTGKYSSWADLAYAAGYYDQSHMIHEFREFYGMPPESIYPQVKASGTIRCSGLLNLNVAGYHSD; encoded by the coding sequence ATGAGCTTGAGGATTTTTCGGCCATCCCGTTTGTTGGCGCCTTTTGTCTCGGCGTTTTGGGATTATGAGGATTTGCTGGGCGGCGATAACCTCGCGCTCTCTATTCTTCCGGATACCGCAACCTATTTGTGCTTTTTATACGGCGATTTGCTCACTACGAAGCACAAGGGGCAAACTTATACGACACGTAGCGGACTCGCCGGTTTCCAGAGTTTTCGAAGCGACCTCGGTGCGTCAGGTAAGGTATCGGGGGTTTCGGCGCGGCTGACTCCTTGGGGGTTGAATGTGTTCTGCCGGGGTGTTGCGAGAGATTGCGCGGAAAGGCGGGTCGATTGCCGGGATATTTTTCCTAAATATTCGATAGAGGAAATCGAGGACCAGTTGGCTCTCAAGACGGCGGCGAGTGAACGCGTTCAATGCGTCGAGCAGTTCCTGCTCTCCCGTTTGAATGTCGGTAATGATGACGTGCTGGTTCAAACCGCATGCAAGGCGCTCGATGAATCCGGCGGAAGCTGTCCTATTTCTATGGTTGCCCGTACCCTGGGCTTGAGTGAGCGCACGCTCGAACGGCGGTTTCAGGCTCATATCGGCGCTACGCCTAAGAAATACGCCCGCATAGTCCGTCTGCGGAGCGCGATATTACAGACCGGAAAATATTCGAGTTGGGCCGATCTCGCGTACGCGGCAGGCTACTACGATCAAAGCCATATGATTCACGAGTTCCGGGAGTTTTACGGGATGCCGCCAGAGTCCATTTATCCTCAAGTGAAGGCGTCCGGGACTATACGATGCTCCGGATTGCTGAATTTAAATGTGGCCGGATATCACAGCGATTAG
- a CDS encoding GNAT family N-acetyltransferase, producing the protein MKLEWKESLDGVDWNELAALYRAAPLGEKSPSDLEKVFSNSLYRLFVYDDGRIVGVGRALADGADCSYICDVAVLPSHQGAGIGRGIVGKLIALSAGHKKIILYSAPGKEPFYRSLGFKRMTTAMAIFENQSQALGWGLVNETYIHQAERWANALRSLL; encoded by the coding sequence TTGAAGCTTGAATGGAAAGAATCATTGGACGGTGTCGATTGGAATGAGCTTGCCGCTCTTTACCGTGCGGCCCCGCTTGGAGAGAAGAGTCCTTCTGATCTTGAGAAGGTCTTTTCAAACAGCCTATATAGGCTGTTTGTGTACGATGATGGCCGGATAGTGGGTGTCGGGCGGGCTCTGGCCGACGGGGCGGACTGCTCATATATCTGTGACGTAGCGGTGCTTCCATCGCACCAAGGCGCTGGCATTGGGAGAGGAATCGTTGGAAAACTTATCGCACTGTCGGCAGGGCATAAAAAGATTATTCTGTATTCCGCTCCTGGCAAGGAACCTTTTTATCGCAGCCTGGGCTTCAAACGCATGACGACAGCAATGGCCATTTTCGAAAATCAGTCACAGGCTCTCGGATGGGGTTTGGTCAACGAAACCTACATCCATCAGGCGGAACGCTGGGCGAACGCGCTCCGCTCCTTATTGTGA
- a CDS encoding SRPBCC family protein, giving the protein MLIKIVAISSVVLLLFIAFLFIARGRSSTVYVERTVSAPVERVWQVWNDPESVKKWWGPKDYTAPVVTNDLRVGGAYLLSMRSRTGEIVWNAGSYKEVVPNTRIVSTMSFSDENGKAIPGSDVRVPGKWPDEITVTVEFKEAAGKTTIAITEVGIPLIMKFFGTLGWQQQLDKFEALL; this is encoded by the coding sequence ATGCTAATCAAAATCGTGGCTATCTCGTCAGTGGTTTTATTACTCTTTATTGCCTTTCTGTTCATCGCTCGTGGTCGCAGCTCGACAGTTTATGTCGAACGGACCGTTTCTGCTCCCGTCGAAAGAGTGTGGCAGGTCTGGAATGACCCGGAATCGGTCAAGAAATGGTGGGGGCCAAAGGACTACACCGCTCCCGTTGTAACAAACGATCTTCGCGTGGGTGGCGCCTATTTGCTTTCCATGCGTTCGCGGACAGGCGAGATAGTCTGGAATGCGGGAAGTTACAAAGAGGTCGTCCCTAACACGAGAATCGTTTCAACGATGTCATTCTCCGACGAAAACGGCAAGGCCATACCGGGATCGGACGTACGTGTTCCTGGCAAGTGGCCAGATGAAATCACCGTCACAGTGGAGTTCAAGGAGGCGGCGGGGAAAACCACGATCGCCATCACTGAAGTCGGCATCCCGCTCATCATGAAGTTCTTTGGAACATTGGGGTGGCAGCAACAGCTCGACAAGTTCGAAGCCCTGCTTTGA
- a CDS encoding GNAT family N-acetyltransferase, with translation MNIRYESSVAITSEEFGDLLRRSTLAERRPVDDPRCLLAMLQHANLLCTAWDDQKLIGVARSLTDFEYCCYLSDLAVDTNYQRTGIGRELVRLTQSRLGPRAKIILLAAPNAETYYPRIGFEAHKSAWILAKSKVIE, from the coding sequence ATGAATATCCGCTACGAGAGTTCTGTCGCTATTACTTCGGAAGAGTTCGGAGACCTGTTACGGCGTTCCACATTGGCGGAACGTCGCCCGGTGGATGATCCGCGTTGCCTGCTGGCCATGTTGCAGCACGCGAATCTGCTATGCACGGCATGGGACGATCAAAAGCTTATTGGCGTGGCGCGTTCACTCACGGATTTTGAGTATTGTTGCTATCTCTCTGATCTTGCAGTTGATACAAACTATCAGCGGACGGGGATTGGCCGAGAACTGGTCCGGCTGACTCAATCGAGGTTAGGGCCGCGAGCGAAGATTATTTTGTTGGCCGCACCGAACGCGGAAACTTACTATCCGCGGATCGGCTTCGAGGCCCATAAATCAGCCTGGATTCTAGCCAAGTCGAAAGTGATAGAATGA
- a CDS encoding DUF4287 domain-containing protein, whose amino-acid sequence MSEDEKVKGPASYFPSIEKKYGFPVGHWFDLLKDQKDLKHMDMVAWLKNEYKMGHGHANALVAYFRGQEGI is encoded by the coding sequence ATGTCTGAAGATGAAAAGGTTAAAGGCCCGGCTTCGTATTTCCCTTCGATTGAAAAGAAATATGGGTTTCCTGTCGGCCACTGGTTTGATTTGCTGAAAGATCAAAAAGACCTTAAGCATATGGATATGGTCGCCTGGCTAAAGAACGAGTACAAGATGGGGCATGGCCATGCAAACGCGCTTGTGGCATATTTTCGTGGTCAGGAAGGTATCTGA
- a CDS encoding nuclear transport factor 2 family protein: MEPADYPGGGIYRGYAEVKAHLSQARSTWAEGACEPERFVVVGDKVIVFIYVRVRLKSETEWREGRHAAAYTLRNGKAIEMRIFDDHRPALEWAGVNASDRSIQRWADRRVPERKPGGR, from the coding sequence ATCGAACCAGCGGACTACCCAGGTGGCGGGATATATCGGGGTTATGCAGAAGTAAAAGCGCACCTGTCACAGGCGCGGAGCACTTGGGCCGAAGGAGCCTGCGAGCCGGAGCGGTTCGTCGTCGTTGGCGATAAGGTCATCGTGTTCATATACGTGCGGGTGAGACTGAAGAGCGAGACGGAGTGGCGCGAAGGACGGCATGCGGCTGCCTATACGCTCCGCAACGGCAAGGCCATAGAAATGCGTATATTCGATGATCATCGGCCGGCTCTCGAATGGGCTGGGGTGAATGCCTCGGACCGAAGCATTCAACGTTGGGCAGACAGGCGGGTCCCAGAAAGAAAGCCGGGTGGTCGATGA
- a CDS encoding DUF6194 family protein yields MSDAGALFFDCLHPVRLTIDQIVEYVQRSFPNVVYDFNWGERALFYNPNRQLPKGIYFLTFKESDGANDHASKIGAGEFRLNVGISKRAFIERFGTVPDRPSAGCIVNSDHDFTQSNIVTPHPVYGWMCWIAVKNPSPETLNELKPLLAESYQLATEKFKKRVASAARKAAQPVIPPDLAPEAVQDL; encoded by the coding sequence ATGAGCGACGCGGGCGCGCTATTTTTCGACTGCTTGCATCCTGTGCGGCTGACCATTGACCAGATCGTGGAGTACGTTCAGCGTTCGTTCCCAAATGTCGTCTATGATTTCAACTGGGGAGAGCGAGCGCTCTTTTACAACCCGAATCGTCAACTTCCCAAGGGGATTTACTTCCTGACATTCAAGGAAAGTGACGGCGCAAACGATCACGCTTCGAAGATCGGCGCTGGCGAATTTCGCCTCAATGTTGGCATTTCCAAGCGTGCATTTATCGAACGTTTTGGCACTGTCCCCGACCGGCCTTCTGCCGGTTGCATCGTCAATTCAGACCATGACTTTACGCAGTCCAATATTGTCACGCCCCACCCAGTCTATGGCTGGATGTGCTGGATTGCGGTTAAGAATCCGTCGCCAGAAACGCTGAACGAACTCAAACCACTCCTTGCAGAGTCCTATCAGCTAGCTACAGAAAAGTTCAAGAAGCGAGTTGCCTCTGCTGCCCGAAAAGCGGCCCAACCGGTCATTCCACCGGACCTTGCGCCTGAAGCCGTGCAAGACCTGTGA
- a CDS encoding TfoX/Sxy family DNA transformation protein produces the protein MKKERLFPGVGPKSGEVLRAAGITSLPQLLELGSVRTYLMVKRAAGENPSLNFKPSLNFLWGLEGLLTGEHWRDIAKKRRASLLLALEEEERSRSSS, from the coding sequence ATGAAAAAAGAAAGACTATTCCCCGGAGTCGGCCCGAAGTCAGGTGAAGTGTTGCGCGCCGCTGGAATTACTTCGCTACCGCAGCTTCTTGAGCTTGGTTCCGTGCGCACCTATTTGATGGTTAAACGCGCTGCCGGAGAAAACCCTAGCCTGAACTTCAAGCCCAGCCTGAACTTCCTGTGGGGGCTGGAAGGATTACTCACCGGGGAGCATTGGAGAGATATCGCCAAGAAACGTCGGGCCAGTTTGCTGCTTGCTCTTGAGGAAGAAGAAAGAAGCCGGAGCTCCTCATGA
- a CDS encoding tautomerase family protein, whose product MPYVNIQITKGATRAQKAQLVKEVTDSFARILGKKPEHTHVVIQEIDEENWGFSGLLTDEWKELER is encoded by the coding sequence ATGCCATATGTAAATATACAAATCACAAAGGGCGCCACGCGGGCACAAAAGGCTCAACTCGTTAAAGAAGTAACCGATTCCTTTGCGCGCATATTGGGCAAAAAACCAGAGCATACCCATGTTGTCATTCAGGAAATTGACGAGGAAAACTGGGGGTTTTCAGGCCTCTTAACAGATGAGTGGAAAGAATTGGAACGATAA
- a CDS encoding VanZ family protein has protein sequence MLLVLGAMYVLYTPLQSGFQTHIGSVHYGLTALDLSLALTNSSHVVGYGLLVLLVLRYWGDEVRFYPQALILILFFSLAVECTQLFFVEGHCRLRDILANFVGVSAALLFHYVGCCYVRSNGTAGSAFRSWLPFALQVGLGIGLNLAFKRVALAWGA, from the coding sequence ATGCTCTTAGTGCTTGGGGCGATGTACGTGCTGTACACTCCACTCCAGAGCGGCTTTCAGACGCACATTGGCTCTGTGCATTATGGGCTGACCGCGCTTGATTTGTCGCTTGCGCTGACGAATAGTTCACATGTAGTTGGGTACGGGCTGCTTGTTCTTCTGGTATTGCGGTACTGGGGAGATGAAGTGCGTTTCTATCCTCAAGCCCTGATCTTGATCCTGTTCTTCTCGTTGGCTGTCGAATGTACCCAACTGTTCTTCGTGGAAGGCCACTGTCGCCTGCGGGACATCTTGGCCAATTTCGTCGGCGTTTCAGCAGCTCTACTTTTTCACTATGTTGGCTGCTGTTATGTCAGGAGCAACGGGACTGCCGGTAGCGCATTCCGTAGTTGGCTTCCATTTGCGTTGCAGGTAGGACTGGGCATTGGATTGAACTTGGCATTCAAGAGGGTAGCGCTGGCCTGGGGCGCTTGA